CTCCTCCGGGAGACATGGGAAAGCAGGGTCTTGAATACCTAAGAGGAGTCGACGGATACCGAGCACCTGTAACGCCTCCTGGATGGCAGTGGGCGGAGCTGATAAAGATTCATCCACTGCAGCCCTCTCATTCGTTGCATCGACATGCGATTCTTCGGATTCAGACATCTCTTTTTCTCCGAAAGACAACCATCGCCAACGGAGGCAGGGTCACCATGAGCGAATGATAATGACCAAAAGCCGTCACTGGGCAAGCTTCAATTCCGCCAAAATTCCCTTGTCCAGAGCCTCCGTAGAGGTGGGCGTCACTATTTAAGATCTCCTCCCAGAATCCATCCGCAGGCACACCGAGCCGATGGTTGTGCCGAGGAGCTGGGGTAAAATTACAGGCACAAACTACGACATCATCCTCGTTTCGGCCCCGACGAAGGAACGAGATCACACTCTGTTCAGAATCGTGGGCATCGATCCAGGAAAACCCCGAGGGTTCAAAATCCAATTCATAAAGCGCTGGCTCCCCCCGCATGGTGGTGTTCAAATCCCTCACCCAGCGCTGCAGGCCACGATGATCATCATCGACAAGCAGATGCCAATCCAGACTGGTATCGTGATTCCACTCCGACCATTGCCCAAACTCCCCCCCCATGAAAATAAGTTTCTTGCCGGGATGGGTAAACATCAAGCCAAAAAGCAGACGGAGGTTAGCAAAACGCTGCCAACGATCACCAGGCATCTTGCCAAGAAGCGATCCCTTGCCGTGCACCACCTCATCATGAGAAAGGGGAAGAAGGAAATTCTCCTGAAAAGCGTAGATCAAGCTGAAGGTGAGTTGGTTGTGGTGATATTTGCGGTGAATCGGGTCCTTGGAAGCATACAGGAGGATATCGTGCATCCAGCCCATATTCCATTTAAGCCCAAACCCCAACCCCCCGACATAAGTCGGGCGTGAGACCATAGGCCAGGCAGTAGACTCCTCTGCGATCATGACCACATCGGGATGCTCCTGATAAACGAGTTCGTTGCAACGCCTGATAAAATTAATGGCCTCCAAATTTTCACGGCCGCCATAGATATTGGGAATCCACTCGCCTTCAGCCCTGGAGTAGTCAAGGTAAAGCATACTTGCCACAGCGTCCATACGAAGACCGTCGGCATGATAGACCTCCATCCAAAAAAGAGCGTTGGCCAGAAGAAAATTAACTACCTGCGGCCGACCAAAATTAAAGATAGAGGTATCCCAATCCTGGTGAAGTCCCTGCCGTGGATCGGCATGCTCGTAGAGATGAGTACCATCGAAATAACCAAGACCATGTTCATCCCGAGGGAAATGAGCCGGCACCCAATCCAGGATAACTCCGATGCCATTACGATGGAGGGTATCCACCAGGAACATAAAATCATAGGGAGTCCCAAAGCGGCTGGTAGGGGCAAAGTACCCGACTGGCTGATACCCCCAAGAACCATCAAAAGGATGTTCGGTAATGGGCAGAAACTCCACATGAGTGAACCCCATCTCCACGACATAGGTAACCAGTTTTTCCGCTAGTTCCCGGTAGGTGAGCCAGCGATTACCCTCCCCTCTCATCCATGACCCAAGATGGACCTCGTAGATGGACATAGGGCTGGTGAGTTTATTCCTTTCCTTTCGCTCCGTCATCCACAGATCATCACCCCAGGCATAACCGTCGAGATGCC
This genomic window from Desulfobulbaceae bacterium contains:
- the glgB gene encoding 1,4-alpha-glucan branching protein GlgB is translated as MSKNSFLSNYDIHLLDEGRHYRAWEKLGAHPGEVQGQSGTWFAVWAPGAAVVSVVGEFNGWQEGVATLENHSGSGFWVGFIPGVGHGELYKYAITSSFGGYRVQKADPVGFAAEITPQTASRIWHLDGYAWGDDLWMTERKERNKLTSPMSIYEVHLGSWMRGEGNRWLTYRELAEKLVTYVVEMGFTHVEFLPITEHPFDGSWGYQPVGYFAPTSRFGTPYDFMFLVDTLHRNGIGVILDWVPAHFPRDEHGLGYFDGTHLYEHADPRQGLHQDWDTSIFNFGRPQVVNFLLANALFWMEVYHADGLRMDAVASMLYLDYSRAEGEWIPNIYGGRENLEAINFIRRCNELVYQEHPDVVMIAEESTAWPMVSRPTYVGGLGFGLKWNMGWMHDILLYASKDPIHRKYHHNQLTFSLIYAFQENFLLPLSHDEVVHGKGSLLGKMPGDRWQRFANLRLLFGLMFTHPGKKLIFMGGEFGQWSEWNHDTSLDWHLLVDDDHRGLQRWVRDLNTTMRGEPALYELDFEPSGFSWIDAHDSEQSVISFLRRGRNEDDVVVCACNFTPAPRHNHRLGVPADGFWEEILNSDAHLYGGSGQGNFGGIEACPVTAFGHYHSLMVTLPPLAMVVFRRKRDV